The Candidatus Thermoplasmatota archaeon genome window below encodes:
- a CDS encoding radical SAM protein, producing the protein MTNARFILKRYYDILENDTPAYFFQTKNIPVCFSKSESTKSLWKKHERAFTQRPTTFSHQQTLLDLKIELASRIFMKCIFCEHRCLVDRTKTAGFCGVRHTAIASEFLHYGEEPDLIPSYTIFFSGCTFRCVFCQNYDISQQICGTILEPQKLAERISLRYHQNAKNVNWVGGEPTSHLPYILSVLKYTTTNIPMIWNSNMYCSRETMKLLQGIVDVYLTDFKYGNNRCAERLSQSTTYLRMVKRNHRIAYHQGEVIVRHLILPSHVQCCSKQILRWIANNIPQCMVNIMDQYRPCYQASNYPDIARPISSKEYTHVTLLAEQLGLHCY; encoded by the coding sequence ATGACGAATGCTCGATTCATTTTGAAACGGTATTACGACATTTTGGAAAACGATACACCGGCATATTTTTTCCAGACGAAAAATATACCTGTATGTTTTTCGAAATCTGAATCAACAAAAAGCCTTTGGAAAAAGCATGAGAGAGCTTTTACTCAGAGACCAACAACGTTTTCTCATCAGCAGACCTTGCTTGACCTTAAAATCGAACTCGCATCACGCATTTTTATGAAATGTATCTTTTGCGAGCATCGATGTCTGGTTGATCGTACAAAAACAGCAGGATTTTGTGGTGTGCGACACACCGCTATTGCATCTGAGTTTCTCCATTACGGAGAAGAGCCAGATTTAATTCCATCATATACGATTTTTTTCTCAGGTTGTACGTTTCGATGTGTATTTTGCCAAAACTATGATATCAGCCAGCAGATCTGTGGTACTATACTCGAACCACAAAAACTTGCTGAACGTATCTCATTGCGGTATCACCAAAACGCAAAAAATGTGAATTGGGTCGGAGGTGAACCAACATCACATCTTCCCTATATACTATCGGTTCTGAAATATACGACAACAAATATTCCCATGATTTGGAATTCAAACATGTATTGTTCTCGGGAAACCATGAAACTTCTTCAAGGAATTGTCGATGTCTATCTCACTGATTTTAAATATGGAAATAATAGGTGTGCAGAGCGATTATCACAAAGTACAACGTATCTTCGCATGGTGAAACGAAATCATCGAATCGCCTACCATCAGGGTGAGGTAATTGTCCGCCATCTGATCCTGCCATCTCACGTTCAGTGTTGTTCAAAGCAGATTCTCCGGTGGATTGCAAACAATATTCCTCAGTGTATGGTCAATATCATGGATCAATATCGCCCCTGTTACCAGGCATCAAACTATCCAGATATCGCACGACCGATATCTTCAAAAGAATACACTCATGTAACTTTGCTTGCTGAACAACTCGGTCTTCATTGTTATTAA
- a CDS encoding NosD domain-containing protein, with protein MEKRLLKKGIILLCIAFIFSTVSPVGRSVHIIEQTPPRVNPTTLYVGGTGPGNYSSINDAIVAAAIGDTVFVFDDSSPYFECVVIPIRINLIGENKQTTVIDGSYTGDVVTIRSSGVNISGFTITHGTTGISVKNRMTNVTISNNIITENTGAGINFSDFCEHNILSENIITKNRNGTIFSAGSYNTIYGNTFAYNTELGLGLIMWCNENTISQNNFIRNKINSFFFLSALNTWSRNYWNRPRILPKPIFGLMIVLPWLNFDLRPLLRPYQIHE; from the coding sequence ATGGAGAAACGATTATTAAAAAAAGGTATCATACTTCTGTGCATTGCATTTATATTTTCAACAGTAAGCCCTGTGGGACGAAGCGTTCATATAATCGAACAAACTCCACCAAGAGTCAACCCAACAACGCTGTATGTGGGCGGAACAGGTCCTGGAAATTATAGCAGTATTAACGACGCGATAGTTGCAGCAGCAATCGGCGATACTGTGTTTGTCTTTGATGATTCCTCGCCGTATTTTGAATGTGTTGTTATTCCTATACGAATTAATCTTATAGGCGAGAACAAACAAACAACGGTTATAGATGGAAGTTACACTGGTGATGTTGTCACTATTCGATCATCAGGAGTAAATATCTCTGGTTTTACCATCACTCATGGAACAACCGGTATTTCTGTGAAAAACCGCATGACAAATGTAACGATTTCAAACAATATCATCACAGAAAACACTGGTGCTGGAATCAACTTTTCAGATTTCTGCGAACATAACATTCTATCGGAAAATATCATCACAAAGAATCGTAATGGAACGATTTTTTCAGCAGGATCATATAACACGATTTATGGCAACACCTTTGCGTATAACACAGAACTTGGTCTGGGACTTATTATGTGGTGTAATGAAAATACAATCTCACAGAATAATTTTATTCGAAATAAAATCAACTCATTTTTCTTCCTCTCCGCATTAAATACGTGGAGTCGAAATTATTGGAACAGGCCACGCATCTTGCCCAAGCCTATCTTTGGCTTGATGATCGTTCTTCCCTGGTTGAATTTTGATCTTCGACCATTACTTCGCCCATATCAAATCCACGAATAA
- a CDS encoding MBL fold metallo-hydrolase translates to MNTIKFLGTAGARFVVTKQLRASGGLWLSVDGTNILIDPGPGCLVHCLTSKPKLNPMDLDGIVLSHRHLDHSNDMNIMIEAMTNGGYTKKGVVFVPSDAVDDDPVVFRCFRNQVQRFEILHEKGIYRVGTVTFETPVRHQHGVETYGFNFQTKKGILSLITDTAYFNDLETYYPGDILIVNVVLSESKKEIQHLSLADAERILTRNKPKLGILTHFGMSITRGKPWEIAETLSKKLNIPIIAARDGMELAIEKYLENDTF, encoded by the coding sequence ATGAATACCATTAAATTTCTTGGAACTGCAGGTGCACGGTTCGTCGTTACAAAACAACTCAGAGCTTCAGGAGGACTCTGGTTGTCGGTAGATGGCACAAATATCTTAATTGATCCTGGTCCTGGTTGTCTTGTCCACTGTCTCACAAGTAAACCAAAACTCAACCCTATGGATCTCGACGGCATAGTACTTTCTCATCGTCATCTAGACCATTCTAATGATATGAACATTATGATTGAAGCGATGACCAACGGAGGTTATACTAAGAAAGGAGTGGTTTTTGTCCCTTCAGATGCAGTCGATGACGATCCTGTAGTTTTTCGCTGTTTTCGTAATCAAGTGCAACGATTTGAAATCTTACACGAAAAAGGAATCTACCGTGTTGGAACGGTAACCTTTGAAACACCAGTTCGCCATCAGCATGGCGTTGAAACATACGGATTTAATTTTCAAACAAAGAAGGGCATACTTTCCTTGATTACTGACACGGCGTATTTCAATGATCTCGAAACGTATTACCCTGGAGATATCCTGATTGTCAATGTTGTGCTTTCTGAGAGCAAAAAAGAAATACAACATCTCTCACTTGCTGATGCTGAGAGAATACTTACACGCAATAAACCAAAACTTGGGATCCTGACACATTTCGGTATGAGCATCACCCGGGGAAAACCCTGGGAGATTGCTGAAACCTTATCGAAAAAACTCAACATACCTATCATTGCTGCTCGCGATGGCATGGAACTTGCTATTGAAAAATATCTTGAAAACGATACGTTCTAA
- a CDS encoding endonuclease V, with amino-acid sequence MNLFQYTYNLVRQIPFGKLSTYGAIACALGDRIASRAVGYMMHQNPDPDTMPCFKIVHADGRLGGFGRGMPDKIRRLTAEGISVAKGRIVDFNHVFFDDFKTEYPLQQCQAAQRKLAQRVVLDDDFSEISTVAGIDVAYPQQAFDVACGAYVLMEYPTAEILETATVFQQTFFPYIPSYLAYRELPVIEALLKKIKTKPSVFLFDGNGVVHPRGCGLASHVGVLFNVPSVGVAKKRYSFDIEKNEVTLERRPACTELVLSAQASKPVIVSPGHRVSLSTCVSLVKQLSTYNYPEPLRQAHILAKKMLLMQQR; translated from the coding sequence ATGAATCTTTTTCAGTATACCTATAATTTAGTCAGACAAATTCCCTTTGGGAAATTATCAACGTATGGTGCTATTGCTTGTGCTCTTGGCGACAGGATTGCATCCCGTGCTGTTGGGTATATGATGCATCAGAATCCTGATCCTGATACGATGCCGTGTTTTAAGATTGTCCATGCAGATGGTCGTCTTGGTGGTTTTGGCAGGGGGATGCCGGATAAGATTCGTCGACTTACTGCAGAAGGCATCAGTGTGGCCAAAGGGAGAATCGTTGATTTTAACCATGTTTTTTTTGATGATTTTAAAACCGAGTATCCCCTGCAGCAATGTCAGGCTGCTCAGAGAAAACTTGCACAAAGAGTAGTACTCGATGATGACTTTTCTGAAATATCCACTGTTGCTGGCATTGATGTAGCGTATCCACAACAGGCATTTGATGTTGCGTGCGGTGCATATGTTCTTATGGAGTATCCAACAGCGGAAATTCTCGAAACAGCAACTGTGTTTCAACAAACGTTTTTCCCGTATATTCCATCGTATCTTGCGTATCGTGAGCTTCCGGTAATCGAAGCGTTACTGAAAAAAATAAAGACGAAACCATCGGTTTTTCTCTTTGACGGTAACGGTGTTGTCCATCCTAGAGGCTGCGGATTAGCATCCCATGTCGGCGTTCTGTTTAATGTCCCGAGTGTTGGTGTGGCAAAAAAGCGATATTCTTTTGATATTGAGAAGAATGAGGTGACCTTGGAAAGAAGACCAGCGTGTACAGAACTCGTTCTTTCGGCTCAGGCGTCAAAACCAGTCATTGTCTCTCCAGGTCATCGGGTCTCATTATCAACGTGTGTTTCTCTGGTGAAACAACTGAGCACGTATAATTATCCTGAACCACTGCGTCAGGCGCACATTCTTGCGAAAAAAATGTTACTCATGCAGCAGCGGTAA